One genomic region from Stutzerimonas decontaminans encodes:
- a CDS encoding SDR family oxidoreductase: protein MSKTTLFDLDGKIAFVSGASRGIGEAIAKLLAQQGAHVIVSSRKIEGCQAVADAIIAEGGKATPVACHIGEMEQIQAVFAQIREQFGRLDILVNNAATNPQFCHVLDTDVSAFQKTVDVNIRGYFYMSIEAGKLMREHGGGSIINVASINGVTPGNFQGIYSITKGAVINMTKAFAKECAQFGIRCNALLPGLTDTKFASALVKNDSILQMALQHIPLSRVAQPSEMAGAVLYLASDASSYTTGVSLNVDGGYLA from the coding sequence ATGTCCAAGACCACCCTGTTCGACCTAGACGGCAAGATCGCCTTCGTTTCCGGCGCCAGCCGCGGTATCGGCGAGGCCATTGCCAAGCTGCTCGCGCAGCAAGGCGCCCACGTGATCGTATCCAGCCGCAAGATCGAGGGCTGCCAGGCTGTAGCCGACGCGATCATCGCCGAAGGTGGAAAAGCCACCCCGGTTGCTTGCCATATTGGGGAGATGGAACAGATTCAGGCGGTTTTCGCTCAGATCCGCGAGCAGTTCGGCCGCCTCGATATTCTGGTCAACAACGCTGCTACCAATCCGCAGTTCTGCCACGTGCTGGATACCGACGTATCGGCCTTCCAGAAGACCGTCGACGTGAACATCCGCGGCTACTTCTACATGTCCATCGAGGCCGGCAAGCTGATGCGCGAGCACGGCGGCGGCAGCATCATTAACGTCGCCTCCATCAACGGGGTGACACCGGGTAACTTCCAGGGCATCTACTCGATTACCAAGGGCGCCGTGATCAACATGACCAAAGCTTTCGCCAAGGAATGCGCGCAGTTCGGTATTCGTTGCAATGCGCTGCTGCCGGGCCTGACCGATACCAAGTTCGCCTCGGCACTGGTCAAGAACGACTCGATTCTGCAAATGGCACTGCAGCACATCCCACTGAGCCGTGTCGCCCAACCGAGCGAAATGGCCGGTGCTGTGCTCTATCTGGCCAGCGATGCGTCCAGCTACACCACGGGGGTGTCACTCAACGTCGATGGCGGTTATCTGGCCTGA
- a CDS encoding phosphotransferase family protein produces MALTDQTTRVREGEELPVDIIDQYLKAHIPGLNGTPQISQFPGGASNLTYLLQYPDLDLVLRRPPFGHKAKSAHDMGREFRILNQLNKGFPYCPKAYVYCTDDSVIGAEFYVMERVNGIILRSELPPELSLDEGQTRALCESFIDKFVDLHNVDYQACGLGDLGKPEGYVKRQIEGWSERYERAITPDAPAWEAVKAWLKDKMPADHAKPGIIHNDYRFDNVILNPNNPMEIIGVLDWEMTTIGDPLMDLGNTLAYWIEADDPQPMQAMRRQPSHLPGMHTRQGFVDYYAQRAGIEIPCIDFYYTYGLFRLAGIVQQIYYRFYHGQTQDQRFASFIHMNKLLEQKALQVIGQSKL; encoded by the coding sequence ATGGCGCTTACAGATCAAACCACGCGCGTCCGGGAAGGCGAGGAGTTACCGGTCGATATCATCGACCAATACCTGAAGGCGCATATCCCTGGCCTGAACGGTACGCCGCAGATTTCCCAGTTCCCCGGTGGCGCATCGAATCTGACCTACCTATTGCAGTACCCTGATCTCGATCTGGTCTTGCGCCGCCCTCCCTTCGGACACAAGGCGAAATCCGCCCACGACATGGGCCGTGAGTTTCGTATTCTCAATCAGCTCAACAAAGGCTTTCCCTACTGCCCGAAGGCCTATGTTTACTGCACGGATGATTCAGTGATAGGCGCGGAGTTCTACGTGATGGAGCGCGTCAACGGCATCATCTTGCGCTCCGAGCTGCCGCCGGAACTGAGCCTCGATGAAGGCCAGACCCGTGCCCTCTGCGAGAGCTTCATCGACAAGTTCGTCGACCTGCACAATGTCGACTATCAGGCCTGCGGCCTTGGCGACCTGGGCAAGCCTGAAGGTTACGTGAAGCGCCAGATCGAGGGTTGGAGCGAGCGCTACGAGCGCGCCATCACCCCCGATGCGCCCGCCTGGGAGGCGGTGAAGGCCTGGCTTAAGGACAAAATGCCAGCGGATCACGCAAAGCCCGGGATCATTCACAACGACTACCGCTTCGACAACGTCATCCTCAACCCGAATAACCCGATGGAGATCATCGGTGTACTGGACTGGGAAATGACTACCATCGGCGATCCGCTAATGGATCTGGGCAATACACTGGCCTACTGGATCGAGGCCGATGATCCACAACCGATGCAGGCGATGCGTCGCCAACCAAGCCATCTACCTGGCATGCATACCCGGCAGGGCTTCGTCGATTACTACGCGCAACGGGCCGGCATCGAGATCCCCTGCATCGACTTCTACTACACCTACGGCCTGTTCCGCCTGGCTGGAATCGTTCAGCAGATTTACTACCGCTTCTATCACGGCCAGACACAGGATCAACGTTTCGCCTCGTTCATCCATATGAACAAGTTGCTCGAACAAAAAGCGCTGCAAGTGATCGGGCAATCGAAGCTCTGA
- a CDS encoding SCP2 sterol-binding domain-containing protein, translating to MSNVAETFKGMQSKFNPSAAAGLDLVFQFNITDAENYYLVVKDGTCDLQQGDSSDANVTLIMDSETMQGIVSGETDGMQAFMAGKLRAEGDMMLAMKLSELFPA from the coding sequence ATGAGTAACGTCGCCGAGACTTTCAAAGGCATGCAGTCGAAGTTCAACCCCAGCGCCGCTGCCGGCCTGGATCTGGTGTTCCAGTTCAACATCACTGATGCCGAAAACTACTACCTGGTGGTAAAGGATGGCACCTGCGATCTGCAGCAGGGCGATTCCAGCGATGCAAACGTCACCTTGATCATGGACAGCGAAACCATGCAGGGCATCGTCAGCGGTGAAACCGACGGCATGCAGGCTTTCATGGCCGGCAAGCTGCGCGCCGAAGGCGACATGATGCTGGCCATGAAGCTAAGCGAACTGTTCCCGGCGTAA
- a CDS encoding histidine phosphatase family protein has product MGSIYLIRHGQASFGAENYDVLSPLGYRQSEALGDYLAQLDVTFDRCLSGELDRQQDTARATLARLGAQPELEVDAAFNEFHADAVIRAHLPDLLQLEPNALHILRNAADHRADFQRLFTHVVHRWISGEHEKEELESWQHFLDRVRGGLDRVLDQAGKRDRIAIFTSGGTITALMQLIIGVPPIKAFEMNWQIVNTSLSLLKFRDRDVALASFNSHAHLQLLKNPELVTHR; this is encoded by the coding sequence ATGGGCAGTATCTACCTGATCAGGCATGGTCAGGCGTCTTTCGGCGCAGAAAACTACGACGTGCTCTCCCCACTGGGCTATCGCCAATCCGAAGCGCTGGGCGACTACCTTGCGCAGCTTGATGTGACCTTTGATCGCTGCCTGAGTGGCGAGCTGGATCGCCAGCAGGACACTGCCCGCGCCACGCTGGCGAGACTGGGGGCTCAGCCGGAGCTTGAAGTCGACGCCGCCTTCAATGAATTTCACGCCGATGCGGTTATACGCGCCCACCTCCCCGACTTGCTTCAGCTCGAGCCCAATGCATTGCACATCCTGCGCAACGCGGCGGATCATCGTGCCGACTTTCAGCGGCTGTTCACCCATGTAGTGCATCGCTGGATATCCGGTGAGCACGAGAAGGAAGAACTGGAGAGCTGGCAGCATTTCCTCGATCGCGTACGGGGTGGTCTGGATCGCGTTCTGGATCAAGCAGGCAAGCGTGATCGCATCGCCATCTTCACCTCCGGCGGAACTATCACCGCACTGATGCAACTGATCATAGGCGTGCCGCCGATCAAGGCATTCGAGATGAACTGGCAGATCGTCAATACCTCGCTCAGCCTGTTGAAGTTTCGTGATCGAGATGTCGCGCTGGCTTCGTTCAACAGCCATGCGCACCTGCAACTCCTGAAGAACCCGGAGCTCGTCACCCATAGATGA
- the sohB gene encoding protease SohB, with product MEFLVDYASFLAKTVTLVVAIVIVLIALASMRRGRSKQGGGHLEVHKLNEFYKSMRERLEQAVLEKDALKALRKREAKAAKQNKKPETPARVFVLDFDGDIRASAVDNLRHEITALLTMATPQDEVVLRLESGGGMVHGYGLAASQLVRIRDAGVPLTVCVDKVAASGGYMMACIGNRILTAPFAILGSIGVVAQLPNVHRLLKKHDVDFEVLTAGEYKRTLTVFGENTDKGREKFQEDLETTHELFKNFVARYRQNLSIDDVATGEVWLGIAALGKHLADELKTSDQYLAERAQEAELFQLHYIQKKSLPERFGMAASTVMEHGLLKGWSRLNEQRFWQ from the coding sequence GTGGAATTTCTTGTCGATTACGCCAGCTTCCTGGCCAAGACTGTCACGCTGGTGGTCGCAATCGTGATCGTGCTGATCGCTCTCGCTTCGATGCGGCGCGGACGCAGCAAGCAGGGCGGTGGCCATCTCGAAGTGCACAAGCTCAACGAGTTCTATAAGTCCATGCGCGAGCGCCTGGAGCAGGCTGTGCTGGAGAAGGACGCGTTGAAAGCATTGCGCAAGCGCGAAGCCAAGGCCGCCAAACAGAACAAGAAGCCTGAAACGCCCGCGCGGGTATTCGTCCTCGATTTCGATGGCGACATTCGCGCATCGGCCGTCGACAACCTGCGCCACGAGATCACCGCGCTGCTAACGATGGCGACACCGCAGGATGAAGTGGTCCTGCGGCTGGAGAGTGGTGGTGGCATGGTGCACGGCTATGGCCTGGCCGCATCACAGCTGGTGCGTATCCGTGATGCCGGTGTGCCGCTGACTGTCTGCGTCGACAAGGTGGCCGCGAGCGGCGGCTACATGATGGCGTGCATCGGTAATCGCATTCTTACTGCGCCATTCGCCATCCTTGGTTCCATCGGCGTGGTGGCGCAGCTGCCCAATGTCCATCGCCTGCTGAAAAAGCATGATGTGGATTTCGAAGTGCTGACCGCTGGTGAGTACAAGCGAACCCTGACCGTTTTTGGCGAGAACACCGACAAGGGCCGGGAGAAATTCCAGGAAGATCTGGAAACGACCCATGAGTTGTTCAAGAACTTCGTCGCTCGCTATCGGCAGAACCTCTCGATAGATGATGTTGCAACGGGCGAGGTCTGGCTCGGCATCGCTGCGCTGGGTAAGCATCTGGCGGACGAGCTGAAAACCAGTGATCAGTACCTCGCCGAGCGGGCGCAGGAAGCGGAACTGTTCCAGCTGCATTACATCCAGAAGAAGAGCCTGCCGGAACGTTTCGGCATGGCGGCCAGTACGGTAATGGAGCACGGCTTGCTGAAAGGCTGGAGCCGGCTGAACGAACAACGTTTTTGGCAATGA
- a CDS encoding YhdH/YhfP family quinone oxidoreductase — translation MSSFKALQVSEVAEGRFESKVVERGIDELPAGEVLIRVHYSSLNFKDALSASGNRGVTRSYPHTPGIDAAGIVASSSVGEFAEGDEVIVTGYDLGMNTAGGFAQYIRVPAAWVIKRPQGLSLREAMILGTAGLTAALCIDKLEQAGLEPREAPVLVTGATGGVGSIAVALLASLGYKVAAVTGKADQADFLTRLGASQIVERSALQAGVEKALLKEQWGGAVDTVGGDILFNVVKSLQRGASAACCGLTAGTHFQASVLPFILRGVNLLGVDSVEIPLVVKASMWDKLSLQWKLPNLDDLTHEIALEQLPEAIERILAGGQVGRILVRVD, via the coding sequence ATGAGCAGCTTCAAGGCGCTACAAGTCAGCGAAGTGGCCGAGGGCCGTTTCGAATCCAAAGTCGTCGAGCGTGGTATCGACGAGCTGCCCGCAGGTGAGGTGCTCATCCGGGTTCATTATTCCTCGCTGAACTTCAAGGACGCGCTATCGGCGAGCGGTAATCGCGGCGTGACCCGATCCTATCCGCATACGCCTGGCATTGACGCTGCAGGTATCGTGGCTTCTTCCAGTGTCGGCGAATTCGCCGAAGGTGATGAGGTGATCGTTACGGGCTATGACCTGGGCATGAACACCGCCGGTGGCTTCGCTCAGTACATCCGCGTCCCGGCTGCCTGGGTGATCAAGCGTCCCCAGGGCCTTTCGCTGCGCGAAGCGATGATCCTCGGTACTGCCGGGCTGACTGCAGCACTTTGTATCGACAAGCTTGAGCAGGCTGGCCTGGAACCGCGTGAAGCGCCAGTGCTGGTGACGGGAGCGACTGGCGGGGTGGGTAGCATTGCCGTGGCGCTACTGGCCAGCCTTGGCTACAAGGTTGCGGCGGTGACCGGCAAGGCCGATCAGGCTGACTTTCTCACTCGCCTGGGCGCAAGCCAGATTGTCGAACGTTCTGCATTGCAGGCTGGCGTGGAAAAGGCGCTGCTCAAGGAGCAGTGGGGCGGCGCGGTTGATACGGTCGGCGGAGATATCCTGTTCAACGTGGTCAAGTCGCTGCAGCGCGGTGCCAGCGCAGCCTGTTGCGGACTCACTGCGGGCACTCACTTTCAGGCCAGCGTTCTGCCCTTCATTCTGCGTGGAGTCAATCTGCTGGGGGTGGACTCGGTGGAGATTCCGCTGGTGGTCAAGGCCTCCATGTGGGACAAGCTGTCGCTGCAGTGGAAGCTGCCCAACCTCGACGATCTGACCCATGAGATCGCTCTTGAGCAGTTGCCAGAGGCGATCGAGCGCATCTTGGCCGGGGGCCAGGTAGGCCGGATATTGGTACGTGTCGATTGA
- a CDS encoding DUF934 domain-containing protein, whose amino-acid sequence MQRIIKNDQLVDETWHLLPQEQTLDDLCNSDDLIVPLHLWLDHAHALKARDGGLGVWLDAHEQIEDIADDLEHFQVVALNFPSFTDGRHYSSARLLRERYGYKGEIRAIGDVLRDQLFYMRRCGFDAFAIRADRDPVDALEGLKDFSVTYQAAADDERPLFRRRQG is encoded by the coding sequence ATGCAGCGAATCATTAAGAACGATCAACTGGTCGATGAAACCTGGCACCTGCTGCCCCAAGAGCAGACGCTCGACGACCTGTGCAACAGCGATGACCTGATCGTTCCGCTGCATCTCTGGCTCGACCATGCGCATGCGTTGAAAGCACGCGACGGTGGTCTCGGCGTGTGGCTTGACGCGCACGAACAGATCGAAGATATCGCCGACGACCTGGAGCATTTCCAGGTAGTCGCGCTGAATTTCCCGAGCTTCACCGACGGTCGCCACTACTCCAGTGCCCGCCTGCTGCGTGAGCGCTATGGCTATAAAGGCGAAATTCGCGCCATCGGTGACGTACTGCGTGACCAGCTGTTCTACATGCGTCGCTGCGGCTTCGATGCTTTTGCCATTCGCGCCGATCGTGACCCAGTCGACGCGCTGGAAGGTTTGAAGGACTTTTCGGTGACCTATCAGGCCGCGGCCGATGATGAGCGCCCGCTGTTCCGTCGCCGTCAGGGCTGA
- a CDS encoding nitrite/sulfite reductase: MYVYDQYDQHIIEDRVRQFRDQTRRFLAGELADEEFRPLRLQNGLYIQRYAPMLRVAVPYGLLSSTQVRKLAEIARHYDKGYAHISTRTNVQFNWPELEDVPEILAELATVQMHAIQTSGNCIRNTTTDQFAGVAKDELIDPRPWCEIIRQWSTFHPEFAFLPRKFKIAVNGAVSDRAAIEVHDIGLEAVKNEAGELGFRVSVGGGLGRTPIVGSFINEFLPWQHLLSYLDAILRVYNRYGRRDNKFKARIKILVKALTPEVFAERVEAEWAHLKDGPTTLTETEVQRVSKFFVDPEYKTLEDQDAALAQMDAEHPGFARWRQRNVVAHKKPGYAAVTLSLKSTGVAPGDVTDKQLEAIADLADRYSFGEVRNSHEQNMILADVEQAKLFELWHELRELGLATPNIGLLTDIICCPGGDFCSLANAKSIPIAESIQRRFDNLDYLFDLGNIDLNISGCMNACGHHHVGHIGILGVDKKGAEFYQVSLGGSSGRDASLGQILGPSFAQDSMPDVIEKIINVYVEQRTEDEQFIDTYRRIGIDPFKERVYAANH; encoded by the coding sequence ATGTACGTTTACGATCAGTACGACCAACACATCATCGAGGATCGGGTCCGGCAGTTCCGCGACCAGACCCGCCGCTTCCTGGCTGGCGAACTCGCTGATGAGGAATTCCGCCCGCTGCGTCTGCAGAATGGCCTGTACATCCAGCGCTACGCGCCAATGCTGCGTGTAGCCGTGCCCTACGGCCTGCTGTCCTCCACCCAGGTGCGCAAGCTGGCGGAGATCGCACGTCATTACGACAAAGGCTACGCGCACATCAGTACGCGGACGAACGTGCAGTTCAACTGGCCCGAGCTGGAAGACGTACCGGAGATTCTCGCCGAGCTGGCCACCGTGCAAATGCACGCGATCCAGACCAGCGGCAACTGCATCCGCAACACCACCACCGACCAGTTCGCCGGTGTCGCAAAGGACGAGCTGATCGATCCACGGCCTTGGTGCGAGATCATTCGCCAGTGGTCGACCTTCCACCCAGAATTCGCCTTCCTGCCGCGCAAGTTCAAGATTGCCGTGAACGGCGCGGTCAGCGACCGTGCCGCCATCGAAGTGCACGATATCGGCCTGGAAGCGGTGAAGAACGAGGCCGGCGAACTGGGCTTCCGCGTTTCGGTTGGCGGTGGCCTCGGTCGGACCCCTATCGTTGGCAGCTTCATCAACGAATTTCTGCCTTGGCAGCACCTGCTGAGCTACCTTGACGCCATCCTGCGGGTTTACAACCGCTATGGCCGTCGTGACAACAAGTTCAAGGCCCGTATCAAGATCCTGGTCAAAGCACTGACGCCGGAAGTGTTCGCCGAGCGCGTCGAGGCCGAATGGGCGCACCTGAAGGACGGCCCGACGACACTGACCGAAACTGAAGTTCAACGCGTCAGCAAGTTCTTCGTCGATCCCGAGTACAAAACCCTGGAAGACCAGGACGCCGCCCTCGCCCAAATGGACGCCGAGCATCCGGGCTTCGCCCGCTGGCGTCAACGCAACGTCGTCGCACACAAAAAACCCGGCTACGCGGCAGTCACCCTCTCACTGAAGAGCACGGGCGTGGCCCCCGGGGACGTCACTGACAAGCAGCTCGAGGCCATCGCCGATCTGGCAGATCGCTATAGCTTTGGCGAGGTGCGCAACTCCCACGAGCAGAACATGATCCTTGCCGATGTCGAGCAGGCCAAGCTGTTCGAACTCTGGCACGAACTGCGCGAGCTGGGGCTGGCCACGCCGAACATCGGCCTGCTGACCGACATCATCTGCTGCCCTGGCGGCGACTTCTGCTCGCTGGCCAACGCCAAGTCGATTCCGATCGCCGAATCCATCCAGCGTCGCTTCGATAACCTCGATTACCTGTTCGACCTGGGCAACATCGACCTGAACATCTCGGGCTGCATGAACGCCTGTGGCCACCACCATGTCGGTCACATCGGCATTCTGGGCGTGGACAAGAAAGGTGCGGAGTTCTACCAGGTTTCGTTAGGCGGCAGCTCCGGCCGTGACGCGAGCCTCGGCCAGATCCTCGGCCCATCGTTCGCTCAGGACTCGATGCCCGATGTGATCGAAAAGATCATCAACGTTTACGTGGAGCAGCGTACCGAAGATGAACAGTTCATCGACACTTACCGCCGCATCGGCATTGATCCCTTCAAGGAGCGCGTCTATGCAGCGAATCATTAA
- a CDS encoding DUF2970 domain-containing protein, which produces MKDEQEKSLTLREMLSSVLAAALGVQSGKNRARDFSHGKPSHFIILGVSFTVLFVLAILGLVKLVLYLVGN; this is translated from the coding sequence ATGAAAGACGAGCAGGAAAAGAGTCTGACGCTTCGAGAAATGCTTAGCAGCGTGCTAGCTGCAGCCCTGGGCGTACAAAGCGGCAAGAACAGAGCTCGGGATTTCAGCCACGGCAAACCCAGCCACTTCATCATCCTCGGCGTGAGCTTCACCGTACTGTTCGTGCTGGCCATCCTGGGGCTGGTGAAGCTGGTGCTCTACCTGGTCGGTAACTGA
- a CDS encoding Hsp20/alpha crystallin family protein: protein MNDVSKKPAVTTDEKKIPSAPQEPWRPFDSLRRQVDRLFDDFDRPWHLPFSRHVMDAAPLWQGGPSQMPAVDVVEKESAYEITAELPGLDEKDVEVKLVGNSLVIKGEKRQEHKEEKDGYHLSERSFGSFQRSFALPEGVDRDKIEAKFGKGVLRLSLPKQPGTADSAKNIAVKAE from the coding sequence ATGAATGACGTTTCGAAAAAACCTGCAGTAACTACGGATGAAAAAAAGATCCCGTCTGCGCCTCAGGAACCATGGCGCCCCTTCGACTCGCTACGCCGACAGGTAGACCGCCTGTTCGATGATTTCGATCGCCCCTGGCATCTGCCGTTCAGCCGTCACGTCATGGACGCCGCGCCGCTATGGCAGGGTGGCCCCAGTCAAATGCCAGCAGTAGACGTGGTCGAGAAGGAAAGCGCATACGAAATCACCGCCGAGTTGCCCGGTCTGGATGAAAAGGACGTAGAAGTAAAGCTGGTCGGTAATAGCTTGGTCATCAAGGGTGAGAAGCGCCAGGAACATAAAGAGGAGAAAGACGGCTACCACCTCTCAGAACGCTCCTTTGGCAGCTTCCAGCGCAGCTTTGCGCTGCCAGAAGGCGTGGACCGCGACAAGATCGAGGCCAAATTCGGCAAAGGCGTGCTGCGCCTTTCGCTGCCCAAGCAGCCGGGCACTGCCGATAGCGCAAAAAACATCGCTGTCAAAGCCGAGTAA
- a CDS encoding 3-phosphoshikimate 1-carboxyvinyltransferase has product MTSPAADEERTPYPKPYADTALDHDPFIRGLKQRLPDHLRDSFSEEQLDALRGVFGARSWVKHRVDLRGTVKLWRDRYYFAIVAGRNKRNLTRPQQNLSLMAKAALATLFLLFSALIGLVILYLLKSALGINLFPDFSLGLWDWFKQSL; this is encoded by the coding sequence ATGACATCACCCGCAGCAGACGAAGAACGTACGCCCTACCCCAAGCCCTATGCAGATACTGCGCTGGACCACGACCCGTTCATCCGCGGCCTCAAGCAGCGCCTTCCCGACCATCTGCGCGATTCCTTCAGCGAGGAACAGCTCGACGCACTACGTGGAGTTTTCGGCGCACGGTCATGGGTCAAGCACCGAGTCGATTTGCGCGGAACGGTGAAATTGTGGCGTGATCGCTATTACTTCGCGATCGTTGCTGGCCGTAACAAACGAAACCTGACGCGTCCGCAGCAGAATCTTTCGCTCATGGCCAAGGCCGCGCTGGCGACCCTGTTCCTGCTGTTCTCAGCATTGATAGGCCTGGTGATTCTTTATTTGCTCAAGTCCGCGCTGGGGATCAACCTCTTCCCAGACTTCTCGCTGGGGCTGTGGGACTGGTTCAAACAGAGCCTTTGA
- a CDS encoding leucine-rich repeat-containing protein kinase family protein has product MHTLEQLERGELAGIRRLDLSADLQTFPEAIFDLADTLEVLNLSGNQLKRLPPDLSRLRKLRILFCSDNLFTELPDCLGDCEQLEMIGFKANQIRHLPAAALPSALRWLILTDNQLQALPEEIGNCRRLQKLMLAGNQLASLPDTLANCVNLELLRIAANRLPALPAWLLTLPRLSWLAAAGNPFSDTNEAISLARHSLPAIPREQIVLHEQLGQGASGIIYRAEWQQSGQPAKQMAAKQFKGHVTSDGLPHSEMGACVAAGPHPNLIDVAGPLADQSGQTPGLLMDLIEPAFQPLAGPPSLASCTRDCYADDLTFSLDQALRIALGAASAVAHLHQRGILHGDLYAHNLLVDAQGNCLLSDFGAASFFEPDSLVGEALQRIESRAFGCLLEELLQRCPGFDDDSRWHALYELQNQCLSEQPELRPAFGQLHTILAAL; this is encoded by the coding sequence ATGCATACATTGGAACAACTGGAACGTGGCGAATTGGCCGGAATCCGCCGACTGGATCTCTCCGCCGATCTGCAGACCTTTCCGGAAGCAATCTTCGATCTCGCCGATACGCTGGAAGTACTGAATCTCTCCGGCAATCAACTCAAGCGCCTGCCGCCCGACCTGTCCCGCCTGCGCAAACTGCGCATCCTGTTCTGCTCTGACAACCTCTTCACCGAGCTGCCGGACTGCCTTGGCGACTGCGAGCAGCTGGAAATGATCGGCTTCAAGGCCAACCAGATCCGTCATCTTCCCGCCGCCGCGCTGCCGTCGGCGTTGCGCTGGCTGATCCTCACCGACAACCAGCTGCAGGCGTTGCCCGAGGAGATCGGCAACTGCCGCCGCCTGCAGAAGTTGATGCTCGCCGGAAACCAGCTGGCCTCACTGCCGGACACGCTCGCCAATTGCGTCAACCTGGAATTGCTGCGCATCGCCGCCAACCGCCTGCCAGCGCTGCCCGCCTGGCTGCTGACGCTGCCACGACTCAGTTGGCTGGCCGCTGCCGGCAACCCCTTCAGCGATACCAACGAAGCGATAAGTCTCGCGCGCCACTCACTACCGGCGATCCCGCGCGAGCAGATCGTCCTGCACGAGCAGCTGGGCCAGGGTGCGTCCGGCATCATCTACCGTGCCGAGTGGCAGCAGAGCGGACAGCCGGCCAAGCAGATGGCCGCCAAACAGTTCAAGGGCCACGTCACCAGCGATGGCCTGCCCCATAGCGAGATGGGCGCCTGCGTGGCCGCCGGCCCCCATCCAAACCTGATCGATGTTGCCGGGCCGCTGGCGGATCAGTCGGGTCAAACGCCGGGGCTACTGATGGATCTGATTGAGCCGGCCTTCCAGCCACTGGCTGGTCCGCCTTCCCTGGCCAGCTGCACGCGTGACTGCTATGCCGATGATCTTACGTTCAGCCTCGATCAGGCGTTGCGCATCGCCCTCGGAGCGGCATCCGCAGTGGCACACCTGCACCAGCGCGGCATCCTGCACGGCGACCTTTACGCCCACAACCTGCTGGTCGATGCACAGGGCAACTGCCTGCTCAGCGATTTTGGCGCCGCGTCCTTCTTCGAGCCGGACAGTCTGGTCGGTGAGGCCCTGCAACGCATCGAGTCCCGCGCCTTCGGTTGCCTGCTTGAGGAGTTGCTGCAGCGCTGCCCTGGTTTCGATGACGACTCACGTTGGCATGCCCTGTACGAACTGCAGAACCAGTGCTTGTCAGAGCAGCCGGAGCTCCGCCCCGCCTTCGGCCAGCTGCACACCATCCTCGCCGCGCTCTGA